The following coding sequences lie in one Paramisgurnus dabryanus chromosome 16, PD_genome_1.1, whole genome shotgun sequence genomic window:
- the LOC135763607 gene encoding protocadherin beta-15-like, whose amino-acid sequence MGQKRPHHWLESRLKILFIAFSLVFGRTVWAQIRYSISEEQKNGAVVGNIAKDLGIDHRTLKDRGCRIVSTSGESLFSVNQNDGMLYVNGKIDREVVCKRINPCLINLKIALEDPLEIHYVTVDIIDVNDHAPRFPEQEKRLEISETVLPGARFQLQAARDPDSGSNSVQIYKLSNTDYFRIEIIDRDEDGKIPVLILQKPLDREVTKSIRLQLTALDGGRPPKSGTMDITIDVLDINDNAPVFTKDTYSVVLNENTQVGTTILRVNATDSDEGQNGEVVYALGHNVNDKLFDVNPTTGEIIVTGFLDFEIKDKYQIDIQASDKGIVPLSTDKSITIKIADVNDNAPQIEVTSFSKSVPEDSKPGTTVALISVSDLDSELNGRVSCSIPEDVPFKLMSSSQDNTYSLVTTSALDRETISHYEVMLVAKDAGQPPLSSVKTITVQVSDVNDNSPEFSSSPYAFYVMENNVPGQSLFSVSASDKDGSESGVVNYQIWRDIGVENKYTSFININSENGEIYGLKCFDFETVKTFQFHVLATDSGSPSLSSNVTVNVFILDQNDNVPVILYPVSANGSAEGVEEIPRNVNAGHLVTKVRAYDADIGYNGWLLFSLQEVSDHSLFGLDRYTGQIRTLRSFTETDEAQHKLVILVKDNGNVSLSATATVIAKVVEPKEAFAASDVTNAVKDEEENNVTFYLIITLGSVSVLFIISIIVLIVMQCSKSSDYSSKYLQDVNYDGTLCHSIQYRSGDKRYMLVGPRMSVGSTLAPGSNRNTLVIPDRRRRDSEEVRKQTKLSFVYGHGYLIFYIYFLFFVIFL is encoded by the coding sequence ATGGGACAAAAGAGACCTCATCACTGGCTGGAATCGCGTTTGAAAATCCTCTTCATTGCTTTCTCGCTTGTTTTTGGGAGGACGGTCTGGGCGCAAATTCGCTACTCGATCTCTGAAGAGCAGAAGAACGGAGCTGTTGTAGGAAATATTGCGAAGGATTTGGGTATTGATCACAGAACCTTAAAGGATCGAGGATGTCGCATCGTCTCGACCTCAGGCGAGTCATTGTTCAGTGTAAATCAAAATGACGGCATGTTGTATGTGAATGGTAAAATAGACAGAGAGGTGGTGTGCAAGAGAATCAACCCGTGTTTAATTAATCTGAAAATCGCTTTAGAAGATCCACTGGAAATTCATTACGTGACTGTTGATATAATTGACGTGAATGATCACGCTCCGAGATTCCCAGAACAGGAAAAGCGTTTAGAAATTAGTGAAACTGTCCTTCCTGGTGCTCGTTTCCAGCTTCAGGCAGCGCGTGATCCAGACAGTGGCAGTAATTCAGTTCAGATTTATAAACTCAGTAACACCGATTATTTTCGTATTGAAATTATAGATCGAGATGAAGACGGCAAAATCCCCGTACTTATATTGCAAAAGCCGCTCGATCGAGAGGTCACTAAATCTATACGATTACAATTAACTGCTTTAGATGGAGGCAGACCGCCAAAGTCCGGAACGATGGACATAACGATAGATGTGTTAGATATAAATGATAATGCCCCTGTGTTTACTAAAGATACTTACAGTGTAGTGCTGAATGAGAACACGCAGGTAGGCACAACAATTTTAAGAGTAAATGCAACCGATTCAGACGAAGGTCAAAACGGAGAAGTAGTTTATGCATTAGGACATAACGTAAATGATAAACTATTTGATGTTAACCCAACAACAGGAGAAATTATTGTGACAGGCTTTTTGGATTTTGAAatcaaagataaatatcagatTGACATTCAAGCCTCTGATAAAGGAATCGTTCCTCTATCAACAGATAAAAGTATAACTATAAAAATAGCAGATGTAAATGACAATGCTCCTCAGATAGAAGTGACGTCATTTTCAAAATCTGTTCCTGAGGACTCCAAACCTGGCACTACAGTGGCTTTAATAAGTGTATCAGATTTAGATTCTGAACTAAATGGAAGAGTCTCATGTTCAATACCCGAGGACGTACCTTTCAAACTAATGTCTTCATCACAAGATAATACATATTCCTTAGTTACAACATCAGCTCTTGACAGAGAGACAATATCTCACTATGAAGTCATGTTGGTAGCTAAAGACGCTGGACAGCCGCCTCTGTCTTCTGTTAAAACTATAACTGTGCAGGTGTCAGATGTAAATGACAACAGTCCAGAGTTCAGCTCTTCCCCTTATGCGTTTTATGTGATGGAAAATAATGTCCCAGGCCAATCTTTATTTTCTGTGTCTGCTTCTGATAAAGATGGCAGTGAAAGCGGCGTTGTTAACTACCAGATATGGAGAGATATTGGCGTAGAAAACAAATATACATCTTTTATTAACATTAACTCAGAAAATGGAGAGATTTATGGGCTGAAGTGTTTTGACTTTGAAACTGTAAAGACATTCCAGTTCCACGTGCTCGCTACAGACTCTGGATCTCCGTCTCTGAGCAGTAATGTGACAGTGAACGTGTTTATTCTGGATCAGAACGACAATGTTCCAGTGATCTTATATCCAGTGAGTGCTAACGGTTCTGCTGAGGGTGTGGAGGAGATTCCTCGCAATGTGAACGCAGGTCATTTGGTGACTAAAGTCAGAGCCTATGATGCAGATATAGGATACAACGGCTGGTTGTTATTTTCACTACAGGAAGTTAGTGATCACAGTCTGTTTGGTTTGGACCGCTATACAGGACAGATCAGAACCCTTCGCTCATTCACAGAAACAGACGAGGCCCAGCATAAACTGGTCATACTGGTGAAAGACAATGGGAACGTTTCTCTCTCAGCAACAGCGACTGTGATTGCAAAAGTTGTGGAGCCCAAAGAGGCTTTTGCAGCTTCTGATGTTACAAATGCAGTGAAAGACGAGGAGGAAAACAACGTGACGTTTTATTTGATCATCACGTTGGGCTCTGTGTCAGTGCTTTTTATCATCAGTATCATCGTGTTGATTGTAATGCAGTGCTCTAAATCTTCGGACTATTCGTCTAAGTATTTACAAGATGTGAATTACGACGGGACTCTGTGTCACAGCATTCAGTACAGATCTGGAGACAAACGGTACATGCTAGTTGGGCCAAGAATGAGTGTCGGTTCTACTCTAGCACCTGGCAGTAATAGGAATACTCTAGTGATACCAGATCGCAGGAGGAGAGATTCTGAAGAGGTAAGAAAACAGACGAAGTTGTCCTTTGTATATGGTCATGgttatttgatattttatatatatttcttgtTTTTCGTtatattcctttaa